A genomic stretch from Helianthus annuus cultivar XRQ/B chromosome 1, HanXRQr2.0-SUNRISE, whole genome shotgun sequence includes:
- the LOC110871757 gene encoding membrane protein of ER body-like protein, with protein sequence MEVALNHDTKSSIGSESDTDVEDSVEAGLFPRKPRPQFSSVKADNGDAEEPSDNSTYLHKYGGAIEDLHIQKVVNSVQYDGNNNGETEIERQTAINGGGDVAKAKEKPEQIEEEIMEEEVVELEFEKAIPKLHTHTMHCPNCDNQITKVVLRRKIFRRQLDSHPEPEQPDETRDVLGCFSCLSLFTLADNGGFNPFAIFGNNNTNSSADGNGVDREEGNCLNIFRVFRREKDSEKPNPKIYQDSKHPKPIDQESQKTKHKKPDHQSQIQQGEKSQPDAKGRQPLLSGGLPPHYDDQDQLHGQGDSRLDILPDISTETQDPPRRSARQDSTSFEILKSIVYGGLMEVIASLSIVASAAAGDATTLNIVALALANLIGGVFVIGHNLWDLKDDCYKFSTQQTSNDQEAVTKYKELLGSVEHFPLHAFFAILSFLVFGIIPPVAYGYAFHETNDRDFTMVVVAVASFVCVGLLAIFKAYIDRCTEFSGYVKTITYYLTTAVAVSGVSYAVGDLVERLIEELGLFETSSNISMAVLPEVMSMNPSVAYY encoded by the exons ATGGAAGTAGCGTTGAACCACGACACCAAAAGCAGCATCGGATCCGAGTCGGATACCGACGTCGAAGACTCCGTTGAGGCCGGATTGTTTCCGAGGAAACCACGCCCGCAGTTCTCCAGTGTTAAGGCAGATAACGGCGACGCAGAAGAACCGTCCGATAATAGCACATATTTACACAAATACGGAG GAGCAATCGAAGATCTGCACATTCAAAAAGTTGTGAACTCCGTACAGTACGATGGTAACAACAACGGAGAAACCGAAATAGAGAGACAAACCGCCATTAATGGTGGCGGAGATGTAGCGAAAGCGAAAGAAAAACCAGAACAGATTGAAGAAGAAATCATGGAGGAGGAAGTGGTGGAGTTGGAATTCGAGAAGGCGATACCGAAACTCCACACGCATACGATGCACTGCCCGAATTGTGATAATCAGATTACCAAAGTAGTTCTTCGCCGGAAAATATTCAGGAGGCAACTTGATTCCCATCCTGAACCTGAACAACCAGACGAAACCCGAGATGTGCTCGGATGCTTTTCGTGCTTAAGCTTGTTCACTCTCGCAG ATAATGGAGGCTTCAACCCTTTTGCTATATTTGGGAATAATAATACAAATTCGAGTGCTGATGGAAACGGTGTCGATAGGGAGGAAG GGAACTGTTTGAACATCTTTAGAGTTTTCCGTAGAGAAAAAGATTCTGAAAAACCGAATCCAAAGATCTACCAAGATTCCAAGCATCCAAAACCGATTGACCAAGAATCCCAAAAGACAAAACATAAAAAACCTGACCACCAATCTCAAATCCAACAAG GAGAGAAAAGCCAGCCAGATGCGAAAGGCAGACAACCACTTTTAAGCGGTGGACTCCCGCCTCATTATGATGATCAAGATCAACTACATGGACAGGGGGACTCGAGACTCGATATTCTACCAGACATATCTACTGAAACCCAAGATCCACCACGACGATCAGCACGACAAGATTCTACATCATTTGAGATCTTGAAGAGCATTGTTTATGGAGGGTTAATGGAGGTGATTGCTAGTTTAAGCATTGTAGCATCTGCTGCTGCTGGTGATGCCACCACAC TGAACATCGTAGCTCTAGCGTTGGCGAATCTAATTGGTGGAGTCTTCGTCATTGGCCACAAC CTTTGGGACTTAAAAGACGATTGTTACAAATTCTCTACTCAACAAACAAGCAATGACCAAGAAGCTGTAACCAAATACAAAGAGTTACTAGGTTCCGTCGAACATTTCCCATTGCACGCGTTCTTCGCTATACTATCTTTCCTCGTGTTTGGAATCATACCACCCGTGGCCTATGGGTACGCGTTTCATGAAACCAATGATAGGGACTTCACCATGGTGGTTGTTGCAGTTGCATCTTTTGTATGTGTCGGTTTGCTAGCGATATTCAAGGCGTACATTGATCGGTGCACTGAGTTCTCGGGGTATGTTAAGACTATAACGTATTATTTGACTACCGCGGTTGCAGTCTCGGGTGTGTCTTATGCAGTTGGGGATTTGGTTGAGAGACTGATTGAGGAGCTCGGGTTGTTTGAGACGAGTTCCAACATATCAATGGCGGTTCTTCCTGAAGTCATGTCTATGAATCCGTCAGTGGCATATTATTGA